Proteins from a single region of Segatella copri:
- a CDS encoding SusC/RagA family TonB-linked outer membrane protein, with protein sequence MNNLSKLLMSSALCAVCTVASAQQVNVNGIVKDAAGETVIGASVMVKGTKTGTVTDFDGNFHVECAPGSTLVISYIGYKTQEVKASDNMEVTLQEDANDLQEVVVTGYTTQKKADLTGSVAVVSTKNLKTSSETDPMRALQGRVPGMTVTTDGSPIGSGTVRIRGIGSFNSSQDPLYIIDGVPTTMALNTLNTNDIESMQVLKDAASASIYGSRASNGVIIITTKKGKKGSKVAVDFSANLTAQFYSNQSKMKLMNSSQYATAMAQAALNDGLDPVAYAANYGIDLNAASGTPITVWNPATNQYQNYTINGRYDGYINAKKTMRFSDTDWLDEISRTGFSQNYDLSVSHANDKHSAMFSLGYKNNEGVLKYTNFENISARLNTSWNLNKIVTVGENLTLTYTSQVDCHPMENALKMPSIVPVYEEDGKTFAGPVGSMADRQNPCREQYQNRNNHLDYWRIFGNAFVELKPVKGLTLRSNFGLDFKTSFINSMTNTYHSDIVNNDIAKTTLSNNNETNWTWSNTAQYVTQIGKHNIDVLGGMEFSKQSVIDFSAYSEGYALEDKDYMWPNAATGTMRNSGAKVGYRLASFFGKVNYNWDDLLLASFTIRHDGSSRFGKAHRWGTFPAASLGFRFSNLLKKDWLDDAKLRLSWGQTGNQAIDNNAQFGLYVVDYGLDRVTSTAYDLFLQGSGTFPSGYRATQLANPNLKWEAATQYNVGLDYTLFGNTLYGTVDAYIKNVKDMLINPAYLGATGEGGNSWQNGPSLRNWGMEFTVGYRKTLANGLGIDVNGNLDFFRNKVTYLPATTTGAYAHTSTENLVQSGKSYGSIVGYVADGIFQNQEEVDKSGQPNARVGGLKYKDLDGKNGITSDDQTWIFDPVPAFSYGLNIALNYKGFDFSMFWQGVYDQDVYNNQKFQTDFWAITDGGSNKGTRLLDAWNTNNTGSSIPRLSTMNTADEGRASSYYVENGSYLKLRTLQVGYTIPSSILSKLKMTSARVYLSGQNLLTIKSNSLTCSDPENPNWNYPLSTSVSFGLQVGF encoded by the coding sequence ATGAACAATCTTTCAAAATTACTAATGAGCTCTGCGCTCTGTGCTGTTTGCACCGTAGCTAGTGCACAACAGGTAAATGTAAATGGCATCGTAAAGGATGCTGCCGGTGAGACAGTCATTGGAGCGTCTGTCATGGTTAAGGGTACTAAGACCGGTACTGTTACCGACTTCGATGGTAACTTCCATGTAGAATGTGCTCCTGGTTCCACACTTGTTATATCTTATATTGGATATAAGACGCAAGAAGTAAAGGCTTCAGACAATATGGAGGTAACACTTCAGGAAGATGCCAACGACTTGCAGGAAGTAGTTGTAACAGGTTATACCACTCAGAAGAAGGCAGACTTGACCGGTTCCGTGGCTGTGGTTTCAACCAAGAACCTGAAGACAAGTTCAGAGACAGACCCGATGCGTGCTTTGCAGGGTCGTGTTCCTGGTATGACTGTTACTACCGATGGTTCTCCTATTGGTTCAGGAACCGTGCGTATTCGTGGTATCGGTTCTTTCAACTCTTCTCAGGACCCTCTTTATATCATAGATGGTGTGCCTACCACTATGGCATTGAATACCCTCAATACAAATGATATAGAGAGTATGCAGGTTTTGAAGGATGCCGCTTCGGCTTCTATCTATGGTTCACGTGCATCAAATGGTGTCATCATCATCACCACCAAGAAAGGTAAGAAGGGTAGCAAGGTTGCTGTTGACTTCTCTGCCAACCTGACTGCACAGTTCTATTCCAACCAGTCGAAGATGAAGCTGATGAATTCCAGCCAGTATGCTACTGCGATGGCTCAGGCAGCCCTGAACGATGGACTCGATCCTGTGGCTTATGCAGCCAACTACGGCATCGACTTGAATGCGGCCTCTGGAACTCCAATCACCGTTTGGAATCCTGCTACCAACCAGTATCAGAACTATACGATCAATGGTCGATATGATGGCTACATCAATGCCAAGAAGACCATGCGATTCTCAGATACCGACTGGCTCGATGAAATCTCTCGCACAGGTTTCTCGCAGAACTACGACCTCTCTGTATCTCATGCCAACGACAAGCATAGCGCTATGTTCTCCTTGGGATACAAGAATAATGAGGGTGTCCTGAAATATACCAATTTCGAGAATATCTCAGCTCGTTTGAATACCTCTTGGAATTTAAATAAGATTGTAACCGTAGGTGAGAATTTGACTTTGACTTATACCTCTCAGGTAGATTGCCATCCGATGGAGAATGCCTTGAAGATGCCTTCCATCGTTCCGGTTTACGAAGAAGATGGCAAGACTTTCGCAGGTCCTGTGGGTAGTATGGCCGACCGTCAGAACCCTTGTCGTGAGCAGTATCAGAACCGCAACAACCACCTCGATTACTGGCGCATTTTCGGTAATGCTTTCGTAGAATTGAAGCCTGTCAAGGGATTGACCCTGCGCTCTAACTTCGGTTTGGATTTCAAGACATCGTTTATCAATTCGATGACGAATACTTATCATTCCGATATTGTCAACAATGACATCGCCAAGACAACGCTCTCGAATAACAATGAGACTAACTGGACATGGTCTAACACAGCCCAGTACGTTACCCAGATAGGCAAGCACAACATCGATGTACTCGGTGGTATGGAATTTTCCAAGCAGTCGGTTATCGATTTCTCAGCCTATTCAGAAGGCTATGCGCTGGAAGATAAAGATTATATGTGGCCAAATGCTGCAACAGGAACGATGCGTAACTCGGGTGCAAAGGTAGGCTATCGCCTGGCTTCTTTCTTTGGAAAGGTGAACTACAACTGGGATGATCTCCTCCTGGCTTCCTTTACTATCCGTCATGATGGTTCATCACGTTTCGGTAAGGCACATCGCTGGGGTACTTTCCCTGCTGCATCACTCGGTTTCAGATTCTCTAATCTTCTGAAGAAGGATTGGTTGGATGATGCCAAGCTGCGACTCTCTTGGGGTCAGACGGGTAACCAGGCTATCGACAACAATGCACAGTTTGGTCTTTATGTAGTGGATTACGGATTAGACCGTGTAACCTCTACTGCATACGATCTCTTCCTGCAAGGTTCAGGTACCTTCCCTTCAGGTTATCGTGCCACACAGTTGGCTAACCCTAACTTGAAATGGGAGGCTGCTACCCAGTATAACGTAGGTTTGGATTACACCCTGTTTGGCAACACCCTCTATGGTACAGTGGATGCCTATATTAAGAATGTAAAGGATATGTTGATTAATCCTGCTTATCTGGGTGCAACTGGTGAAGGTGGAAATTCATGGCAGAATGGTCCTTCGCTCCGCAACTGGGGTATGGAGTTCACCGTGGGCTATCGCAAGACCTTGGCTAATGGACTTGGCATCGACGTGAACGGCAATCTGGATTTCTTCCGCAACAAGGTTACTTATTTGCCAGCAACAACAACAGGTGCTTACGCTCACACATCTACGGAAAACCTGGTGCAGAGTGGCAAGTCTTATGGTTCTATCGTAGGTTATGTAGCCGATGGAATTTTCCAGAATCAGGAAGAAGTAGATAAGTCTGGACAGCCAAATGCACGTGTCGGTGGATTGAAATACAAGGACTTAGATGGTAAAAATGGAATTACTTCAGATGATCAGACTTGGATTTTCGACCCAGTGCCAGCCTTCTCTTATGGTTTGAATATTGCTCTCAACTACAAGGGCTTTGATTTCAGTATGTTCTGGCAGGGTGTCTATGACCAGGATGTGTATAACAACCAAAAGTTCCAGACCGACTTCTGGGCTATTACTGATGGTGGTTCTAACAAGGGAACCCGTTTGCTCGATGCTTGGAATACCAACAACACCGGTTCTTCTATCCCACGTCTGAGCACCATGAACACAGCCGATGAGGGTCGTGCTTCCTCTTACTACGTTGAGAATGGATCTTACTTGAAGTTGCGTACTTTGCAGGTGGGTTACACCATCCCAAGCAGCATCCTCTCCAAGTTGAAGATGACCAGTGCCCGTGTCTATCTCTCAGGTCAGAATCTTTTGACCATCAAGAGCAATAGCCTGACCTGTTCAGACCCAGAGAATCCAAACTGGAACTATCCACTTTCAACATCCGTATCATTCGGACTTCAGGTAGGTTTCTAA
- a CDS encoding DUF2442 domain-containing protein, with the protein METILKSNSQDTQVSVLMINDKGIMLSVKGNDYFISYNRIPWMKNACISDALDVQMSGRNAIEWPKLDVDLEIESLKHPERYPLIMKRNEMEVL; encoded by the coding sequence ATGGAGACGATTTTAAAATCAAATTCGCAAGACACACAGGTAAGCGTCTTGATGATAAATGATAAAGGCATTATGCTTTCTGTGAAAGGAAACGATTATTTCATATCTTATAATCGGATTCCTTGGATGAAGAATGCATGTATTTCTGATGCTCTTGATGTGCAGATGAGTGGAAGAAATGCCATTGAGTGGCCTAAACTGGATGTAGATTTAGAAATAGAGAGTTTAAAGCATCCTGAGCGTTATCCTCTTATTATGAAGAGAAATGAAATGGAAGTTTTATAG
- a CDS encoding branched-chain amino acid aminotransferase: MKDLDWSNLSFGYRQTDYNVRCYYRDGKWGEIEVCSDEYLKLHMAATCLHYGQEAFEGLKAYRCPDGKVRVFRMDENAKRLQSTCRGILMPEVPTEMFEEMVKKVVRLNQEWIPTYESGATLYIRPLLIGTSAQVGVHPATEYCFLIFVTPVGPYFKGGFSTNPYVIIRDFDRSAPLGTGIYKVGGNYAASLRANNIAHEKGYACEFYLDAKEKKYMDECGAANFFGIKNNTYVTPKSTSILPSITNKSLMQLAEDLGMKVERRQIPEDELDTFEEAGACGTAAVISPISYIDDLDTGKRYNFGEKPGPISKHLYDTLRGIQYGTIEDKHGWTTVVIE; encoded by the coding sequence ATGAAAGACTTAGATTGGTCTAATTTGTCATTTGGCTATCGCCAGACTGACTACAATGTTCGCTGTTACTATCGCGACGGCAAATGGGGCGAAATAGAAGTTTGCTCTGATGAGTATTTGAAATTGCACATGGCTGCAACCTGTCTGCACTATGGTCAGGAGGCATTCGAGGGCTTGAAGGCTTATCGTTGCCCAGACGGTAAGGTGCGCGTGTTCCGTATGGACGAGAACGCTAAGCGCTTGCAGAGCACATGTCGCGGCATTCTGATGCCAGAGGTGCCTACAGAGATGTTCGAGGAAATGGTGAAGAAGGTGGTTCGCCTCAACCAGGAGTGGATTCCTACCTACGAGAGTGGTGCTACGCTCTATATCCGTCCGCTGCTCATCGGTACAAGTGCTCAGGTGGGTGTTCACCCTGCTACTGAGTATTGCTTCCTCATCTTCGTAACTCCAGTGGGTCCATACTTCAAGGGTGGATTCTCTACCAACCCATACGTCATCATCCGCGATTTCGACCGCTCTGCTCCTCTCGGAACAGGTATCTATAAGGTGGGTGGAAACTATGCTGCTTCCCTCAGAGCCAACAATATCGCTCACGAGAAGGGTTATGCATGCGAGTTCTATCTCGACGCCAAGGAGAAGAAATACATGGATGAGTGTGGTGCTGCCAACTTCTTCGGAATCAAGAATAATACATACGTTACTCCTAAGAGTACATCTATCCTCCCTTCTATCACCAACAAGAGTCTGATGCAGTTGGCTGAGGATCTCGGTATGAAGGTGGAGCGCCGTCAGATTCCTGAGGATGAGCTGGATACTTTCGAAGAGGCTGGTGCTTGCGGTACTGCTGCCGTAATCAGTCCTATCAGCTACATTGATGACTTAGATACAGGCAAGCGCTACAACTTCGGCGAGAAGCCAGGTCCTATCTCTAAGCACCTCTATGATACGCTCCGCGGAATCCAGTATGGTACTATTGAGGACAAGCATGGTTGGACAACCGTAGTTATTGAGTAA
- a CDS encoding carbohydrate kinase family protein: METKNLNTKYCVGLGEILFDVLPSGSQLGGAPANFAYHAGQHGLHSVAVSAVGKDALGETALRILDEKKLKYVMPEVDYPTGTVQVQLDKEGVPTYDIKQGVAWDNIPFTSDIREIAVNAGAVCWGSLAQRSEVSRKTIYTFLDHTPEDCLKIFDINLRQNFYTPEVITESLKRCNVLKINDEELITIGRLFGYPGLDIENKCWLILGKYNLDMLVLTCGVNGSYVFAPGVKSFQETPKVEVADTVGAGDSFTGTFCASILKGKSIREAHELAVKVSAYVCTQNGAMPQIPEEYTR, translated from the coding sequence ATGGAAACAAAGAATTTGAATACAAAATATTGTGTAGGTTTGGGCGAAATCCTCTTTGACGTTCTCCCTAGTGGTTCTCAACTCGGCGGTGCTCCTGCCAACTTCGCTTACCACGCAGGTCAGCATGGTTTGCATTCTGTAGCCGTGAGTGCTGTGGGTAAGGATGCCTTGGGCGAAACAGCCCTTCGCATTCTCGATGAGAAGAAGTTGAAGTATGTAATGCCTGAGGTAGATTATCCTACCGGTACTGTTCAGGTGCAGCTTGATAAGGAGGGCGTTCCTACTTACGATATCAAGCAGGGTGTAGCTTGGGATAATATCCCGTTCACCAGTGATATCAGGGAGATTGCTGTCAATGCTGGAGCTGTATGCTGGGGTTCTCTGGCTCAGCGCAGTGAGGTTAGCCGCAAGACCATCTATACGTTCCTCGACCATACTCCAGAGGATTGTCTGAAGATTTTCGACATCAATCTCCGTCAGAATTTCTATACTCCTGAGGTGATTACCGAGAGCTTGAAGCGCTGCAATGTGTTGAAGATCAATGACGAGGAGTTGATTACCATCGGCCGTCTCTTTGGTTATCCAGGTTTGGATATCGAGAACAAGTGCTGGCTGATTCTCGGCAAGTATAATCTCGATATGCTCGTGCTGACCTGCGGTGTAAACGGCAGCTATGTCTTTGCTCCGGGTGTGAAGTCATTCCAGGAGACTCCAAAGGTTGAGGTAGCTGATACAGTAGGTGCAGGCGACAGCTTTACCGGTACATTCTGTGCCAGCATTCTGAAGGGCAAGAGTATTCGGGAGGCTCACGAACTTGCCGTAAAGGTAAGTGCCTACGTTTGTACCCAGAATGGAGCGATGCCTCAGATTCCTGAGGAATACACCCGTTAA
- a CDS encoding RagB/SusD family nutrient uptake outer membrane protein, translated as MKKLYTMVLAVALIGTFSSCDDFLDYTPTAVVDEDKAFSEPDKMVNSAYAMLGDCWYSYPFNLWPYGDLSSDDCLKGGGGTGDTGYHDVEIWSTLTSTKGELDELWYRLYCAVSRCNRALVSLQQNGESTLGAEVTKQREAEVRFLRAHFYFKLLSMYRQIPWIDEKVYEDKTTESTSNTQFTYEELWQKVIADFQTAYDVLPAKQKDGGRVNKIAAAGYLAKCYLTIAWGDGYEATDGVDHINKEYMQKVVDYTDVVKNSDYGYMADFGDIFLPDNKNNKESVFAVQASDYSEDHTTFGRGNWSNVLNGCWGIWSCGWDFHKPSQDLVNAFKTKNGLPEFDDYNTTCDYPVNGEPNSQKWDPRLFHTVGMPTFPYKYESEYTMTTANSRTPNVYGYYTSLKEVPQRSKGETFNGSWQAFAMNDYVLRYSDIMLMRAEALIELGRLAEARTIINDIRQRAKNSVDKHIEYAKDQCDIALYPESYFQDKETARKCLRWERRLEMAMENGRFFDLRRWGIASETLNKYFESEKKDQYGEQTYAQYLKDAKFTPGKNEFYPVPYNQLYYIPGLYKQNKGYE; from the coding sequence ATGAAAAAGTTATATACAATGGTGCTTGCAGTAGCACTGATAGGAACATTCTCCAGTTGTGATGATTTCCTGGATTACACCCCAACAGCTGTGGTTGATGAAGACAAGGCTTTCAGCGAGCCAGACAAGATGGTAAACAGTGCCTATGCGATGTTGGGTGACTGTTGGTATTCTTACCCATTCAACCTTTGGCCATATGGTGACCTTTCTTCAGACGATTGCTTGAAGGGTGGCGGTGGTACCGGTGACACCGGTTATCACGATGTGGAGATCTGGAGTACCTTGACCTCTACTAAGGGCGAACTCGACGAGTTATGGTATCGTCTCTATTGTGCCGTTTCCCGTTGCAACCGTGCTTTGGTTTCTTTGCAACAGAATGGTGAGAGCACACTGGGTGCTGAGGTAACCAAGCAGCGTGAGGCTGAGGTTCGCTTCCTCCGTGCTCATTTCTATTTCAAGTTACTTAGCATGTATCGTCAGATTCCTTGGATAGACGAGAAGGTTTATGAGGATAAAACAACAGAGAGCACATCAAACACTCAGTTTACTTACGAGGAATTGTGGCAGAAGGTGATAGCCGATTTCCAGACTGCATACGATGTACTTCCTGCTAAGCAGAAGGATGGCGGTCGTGTCAACAAGATTGCTGCCGCAGGTTATCTGGCTAAGTGTTATCTTACCATTGCCTGGGGTGATGGCTATGAGGCAACCGATGGTGTTGACCATATTAATAAGGAGTATATGCAGAAGGTTGTCGACTATACTGATGTGGTGAAGAATTCAGACTATGGTTACATGGCAGACTTCGGCGATATCTTCCTGCCTGACAATAAGAACAACAAGGAGTCTGTCTTTGCCGTACAGGCTTCCGACTATAGCGAGGACCATACTACCTTCGGACGTGGCAACTGGTCTAACGTGCTGAATGGCTGTTGGGGTATTTGGTCTTGCGGATGGGATTTCCACAAGCCTTCACAGGATCTGGTGAATGCCTTCAAGACCAAGAACGGACTTCCTGAGTTTGATGACTACAACACGACTTGTGATTATCCTGTAAACGGTGAGCCTAATAGTCAGAAATGGGATCCACGTTTGTTCCATACAGTAGGAATGCCTACCTTCCCATATAAATATGAGTCAGAATACACGATGACTACGGCCAACTCTCGTACACCAAACGTTTATGGTTACTATACCTCTCTGAAGGAAGTACCACAGCGTTCTAAGGGTGAGACATTCAATGGCTCTTGGCAGGCGTTTGCGATGAACGACTATGTGCTCCGTTATAGCGACATCATGTTGATGCGTGCAGAGGCTTTGATAGAGTTGGGCCGTCTGGCTGAGGCTCGTACCATCATCAACGATATCCGTCAGAGAGCCAAGAATTCTGTGGATAAGCATATTGAATATGCCAAGGATCAATGTGATATAGCCCTCTATCCTGAGTCTTATTTCCAGGATAAGGAGACGGCAAGAAAGTGCCTTCGTTGGGAGCGTCGTCTGGAAATGGCTATGGAGAACGGCCGCTTCTTCGACTTGCGCCGCTGGGGCATTGCTTCTGAGACACTGAACAAGTATTTCGAATCTGAGAAGAAAGATCAGTATGGAGAGCAAACATACGCACAATACTTGAAGGATGCCAAGTTCACACCGGGCAAGAACGAGTTCTATCCGGTTCCATATAACCAGCTGTATTACATTCCTGGTCTGTATAAGCAGAATAAGGGATACGAATAA
- a CDS encoding MFS transporter: MNKSSKLSIIPVMLCFFAMGFVDLVGIASNYVKEDLNLNDATANLFPSLVFFWFLIFSVPTGILMNKIGRKKTVLLSLLVTVISLLLPIFGENFELMLVSFSLLGIGNALMQTSLNPLVSVVTSGQNLASTLTFGQFVKAIASFLAPYIAMWGAMASIPTFGLGWRILFPIYMVIGIAATFFLAGTPIEEEKNEGKASGFGECFKLLGKPIVLLSFIGIMCHVGIDVGTNTTAPKILMERLGWTLNEAAFATSLYFIFRTIGCFTGTVFLRMMKTRTFFVISVVMMALSMIGMWVGESKMMLYIAIALVGYGNSNVFSMIFSQALLAMPDKKNEVSGLMIMGLFGGTVFPLIMGFASDTWGQAGAVAVMAVGVAYLFTYIRKL; the protein is encoded by the coding sequence ATGAATAAATCATCAAAGTTATCAATCATCCCGGTGATGCTCTGTTTCTTCGCCATGGGATTTGTAGATTTGGTAGGTATTGCCTCCAACTACGTAAAGGAAGATCTCAACCTCAATGATGCAACAGCCAATCTGTTCCCATCGCTGGTATTCTTCTGGTTTCTCATCTTCTCGGTTCCTACGGGAATCCTGATGAATAAGATAGGTAGAAAGAAGACAGTACTCCTGTCTTTGCTCGTTACCGTTATCTCACTTCTTTTGCCCATTTTCGGCGAAAACTTTGAACTGATGCTCGTGTCGTTCTCATTGCTGGGCATCGGAAATGCATTGATGCAGACTTCCCTGAACCCGCTGGTTTCAGTGGTGACATCAGGTCAGAACTTGGCATCCACATTGACCTTCGGTCAGTTTGTCAAGGCGATAGCTTCCTTCCTGGCTCCATACATCGCTATGTGGGGCGCCATGGCAAGTATTCCAACCTTCGGTTTGGGCTGGAGAATCCTCTTCCCAATCTATATGGTTATCGGAATCGCAGCTACCTTCTTCCTGGCTGGTACACCTATCGAGGAGGAGAAGAACGAGGGTAAGGCGTCTGGTTTCGGCGAGTGCTTCAAGTTGCTCGGCAAACCTATCGTGCTGCTTTCCTTCATCGGTATCATGTGCCATGTAGGCATCGATGTGGGTACCAATACCACAGCTCCTAAAATTCTGATGGAGCGTCTGGGATGGACGCTGAACGAGGCTGCCTTCGCTACATCGCTCTACTTCATCTTCCGTACCATCGGATGCTTCACCGGTACCGTTTTCCTCCGCATGATGAAGACCCGCACTTTCTTCGTTATCAGCGTAGTGATGATGGCTCTGAGTATGATAGGCATGTGGGTAGGCGAGAGCAAGATGATGCTTTATATCGCCATCGCCCTCGTGGGATACGGCAACTCTAACGTGTTCTCCATGATTTTCTCTCAGGCACTTCTTGCCATGCCTGATAAGAAGAACGAGGTGAGTGGACTGATGATCATGGGACTCTTCGGTGGTACCGTCTTCCCTTTGATTATGGGCTTTGCCAGCGATACTTGGGGGCAGGCTGGTGCTGTGGCTGTCATGGCTGTGGGAGTCGCTTATCTCTTCACTTATATCCGCAAGTTATAA
- a CDS encoding DUF4160 domain-containing protein — MSPKFKEINGFVFKIYSNEEKRMHIHVVKAENEAKYWLEPNIELAENFGFNTKELSFIEKILKDYGDDFKIKFARHTGKRLDDK; from the coding sequence ATGAGTCCTAAATTTAAAGAAATAAATGGCTTTGTGTTCAAGATCTATTCCAATGAGGAAAAGAGAATGCATATTCATGTCGTTAAGGCCGAAAATGAAGCTAAGTATTGGCTTGAACCCAATATTGAACTAGCAGAAAATTTCGGATTCAATACAAAAGAATTAAGTTTTATAGAAAAAATACTTAAAGATTATGGAGACGATTTTAAAATCAAATTCGCAAGACACACAGGTAAGCGTCTTGATGATAAATGA
- a CDS encoding DUF4980 domain-containing protein: MKKIFISALVALCGFTASYAQQASFLSNNHCLYRISQESQNQKCLLLPVQENAEMANIKVIADNKQVKAFNVKLAKDHVDYYVPLYMNEFAGLKGLALDIHVNGDYSKEGLNALTCWENMKFSDTFDMKNREQYRPDFHHTPAYGWMNDPNGMFYKDGVWNLYFQYNPYGSQWENMTWGHSTSTDLVHWKFQGAPIQPDAIGTIFSGSAVVDKNNTAGLGKGAVVALYTSAGENQTQSMAYSTDNGKTFTKYEGNPIITSTVPDFRDPHMFWNEDIKKWNMILAAGQHMEIYSSDNLKDWKLESSFGEKYGNHGGVWECPDLMKMKVRGTDKEKWMLICNINPGGPSGGSATQYFVGDFDGHKFTCDSKPEVTKWMDYGKDHYATVTFDNAPEGRHVAIAWMSNWQYANQVPTQQYRSGNSIPRDLGLFEYKGETYCSVVPSPEMTAARSKKAGKKLTESCEMVVNLKGNATITLSNDKGEKVVMNYDAKAETFSMDRTKSGRVDFSKDFAAVTKAPTYGKISQLRIFIDKSSIEALDADGKMSMTNLVFPSKPYNKVTVKGKGKYQIYDIK, translated from the coding sequence ATGAAAAAGATATTTATTTCAGCGCTTGTCGCTCTTTGCGGTTTCACCGCCAGTTATGCCCAGCAGGCTTCCTTCTTGAGCAATAATCACTGTCTCTATCGCATCAGCCAGGAGAGTCAGAACCAGAAGTGTCTCTTGCTCCCTGTACAGGAGAATGCTGAGATGGCAAATATCAAGGTGATTGCTGACAACAAGCAGGTGAAAGCCTTCAATGTGAAGTTGGCTAAAGACCACGTAGATTATTACGTGCCTCTCTATATGAATGAGTTTGCCGGTTTGAAGGGCCTGGCTCTCGATATCCATGTAAACGGCGATTATAGCAAGGAGGGTTTGAATGCCCTCACTTGCTGGGAGAACATGAAGTTCTCTGATACTTTCGATATGAAGAATCGCGAGCAGTATCGTCCGGATTTCCATCACACTCCTGCTTACGGATGGATGAACGACCCTAATGGTATGTTCTATAAGGATGGTGTTTGGAATCTCTATTTCCAGTATAATCCTTATGGATCACAGTGGGAGAATATGACCTGGGGACATTCTACATCTACCGACTTGGTACATTGGAAGTTCCAGGGTGCCCCTATCCAGCCAGATGCAATTGGTACCATTTTCAGCGGTTCTGCCGTTGTGGATAAGAATAATACCGCTGGTTTGGGCAAGGGTGCTGTTGTGGCTCTCTACACTTCGGCTGGTGAGAACCAGACACAGAGCATGGCTTACAGCACAGATAATGGCAAGACCTTTACAAAATACGAGGGAAATCCTATTATCACCAGTACTGTGCCAGACTTCCGTGACCCACACATGTTCTGGAACGAGGACATCAAGAAGTGGAATATGATTCTGGCAGCCGGTCAGCACATGGAAATCTATTCTTCCGATAACTTGAAGGACTGGAAACTAGAAAGCTCTTTCGGTGAGAAGTATGGCAACCACGGTGGTGTTTGGGAATGCCCAGACCTGATGAAAATGAAGGTTCGTGGCACTGATAAGGAGAAGTGGATGCTCATCTGCAACATCAACCCTGGCGGTCCATCCGGTGGTTCAGCAACCCAGTATTTCGTAGGTGATTTCGACGGACACAAGTTTACTTGCGACAGCAAGCCAGAGGTAACCAAGTGGATGGATTACGGAAAGGATCATTACGCTACAGTTACTTTTGATAACGCCCCAGAAGGTCGCCACGTGGCTATCGCCTGGATGAGCAACTGGCAGTATGCCAACCAGGTTCCAACCCAGCAGTATCGCTCAGGCAATTCAATACCTCGCGACTTAGGTCTTTTCGAGTATAAGGGTGAAACTTATTGCAGCGTGGTTCCTTCTCCAGAGATGACAGCAGCAAGAAGCAAGAAGGCTGGCAAGAAACTCACAGAATCTTGCGAGATGGTTGTGAATCTGAAGGGAAATGCTACTATCACTTTGAGCAACGACAAGGGCGAGAAGGTAGTGATGAACTACGATGCCAAGGCAGAAACCTTCTCAATGGATAGAACCAAGAGTGGTAGGGTGGATTTCAGCAAGGACTTCGCTGCAGTCACCAAAGCTCCAACCTACGGCAAGATCAGCCAGCTGCGCATCTTCATCGACAAGAGCAGCATCGAGGCACTGGATGCTGACGGCAAGATGTCCATGACCAATCTCGTGTTCCCAAGCAAGCCTTACAACAAGGTTACTGTAAAGGGAAAGGGTAAGTATCAGATTTACGACATCAAGTAA